The sequence TAACCAACAACTCTGTGTGCAAGCTTGGGGGACAGCAAGTAAAGCACaaagtaaaaattgaaaaagactCCCTGCACAGCAATAACTAACAACCTCTCGTACCATTTAGGTTGTACTAGCTCCACCATAGTCATCAGATGCATTCTCTCATTCTCAGCTTCTTCAAGTAATGCTTTTATCCAACCACCACTGTGCTCGAACTTGCGCAGTGACCTCAGATGTAACAGCATACCTCCAACCATTCCAGGTACACCTGCCACTGTTTCCAACATCATTGCACGACAACCATATTTTTTCTGCGATAGAAATCATAGATTAGAATCAATGGTGACAAGAAGGTATTTGATATAAAAACAACTCAAGGATTCACATTGTAGTGTCCACGGCAGAGAAGTTTTTCTGTTAACACATATTTCCATTACTCTTAGGTACGGTAGTCCCTGCTCAgtatttcatcacatacattgACCACTTTGGTTACATTTATGAAGAAACCGAAGAACTAGCAGAAAAGGAATCCATTTCTTAGCATTAtattcaccaaaaaaattgcTGGTACAAGCTGTCGAGTAGTATGAACCTCATGGCCACATCGAGACCAAGAAGACATAGGAGAGCATGGTGTCTAAAGAAGTAATAGTACAAATTAGccatttaaatttgattaagaCAACATATTCCTTGCAAAGGTGAGTGGAAAGCAaaccttaaaaaataaatcagttGGAATTCTGAGAAGTTTCACTGTCCAATAAGCAACCTTATCAAGGAATGTCTTGGGCACATGGTGCTTGCTTAGATCGATCGACAAGTCAGCCTGATATGTCTCCCATGGCTACAAGCggtaacaaaataaatatataaattaaaaaaaagaacgagacttcctttttctttttgagcAAGTAAAAAAACAAAGACATCTTGTACCCagggacaaaaaaaaaagagaaagatcaCAAGTAAGTTTCAATTAACATGTGCAAGATTCCCTAAATAATCTCCATTTAAAGATCAGAATAGACAAGAATGAAACAGCTCCAGCTACAACAGTGATTTACTAGTTACTACTACTGAAACGTCACCAAACATTGAAATCTTAATAAGATTATCTTACTCCAACCCTCAAAGAGTAAATAATATCAGAATTCTTACAAATTTAGCTGCTAGGTTTTGGGATTGAGGTAGACTGAAGGTCCATTTTTATCCTGGTATCAAGAATCACACAAGTCACAACTCTTAGTTTACCGATGTTAGGCCCCAAGTTCTATTGTCCACACTCCAAATGTCTAGTCTTGGGTGTGCGCGGGTGTTTGATGTCCACATCGACTATGTAGGGTCAGTGTGTCAGTTCACCAACCAGTGATGCATTCCACCAAGACATAAACCGGTAATTGAAACAGAGTAAACAGACATGAAAAGCAGGCAGAAAGAAAGCAATAGTCATCCAGCTTTACTTCCAGGAAATTAAAGCTCTATCTAGAAGAACCTCCGAATTATTGTCTTCTATAGGTTTGAAACACAAGGTCTACACTTACCCATACTGATAAAATAATTCACATACCATGAAGCTGTTCCATGGCCACACGGAGCCATCTTCTTTCGTAATTTTTGGCCTCGAGACTCCCCAATAATTGGAAAGAGCTACTTCTTCTTCCCCTTCCATTTTCTCCACAGAATCACCACTCAATTTCTCGTCCTCCTTCCTCACGTCAGAGGACGTCGTTGAATTCTTCGATGTAGTGGAGCACATCATCCTCCACCACCGACCAGAGAATCTCAGCCTCTGGCTACTCATCATCACAACTGACTCACTACTCGGCTTATGAACTTCTCTGAACATTACCGCCGCTGACAAAGACGATATGCAACCGTTACGGGTACCACCAGAAACTAACCGCCTCATCACCGACCTCACCAGCAACTGATTCATCTTTCCGATAATCAAAGCTGTGATACACCGAAACTGGAAGAGTGCTTATTTGTTCAGTCATAAAAGAAGCGGTTAACTCGGAGAAAAATCCTAGAGCAGAGCATGGTAAAGGTGACCGTTAGACTTCAACTGGGAGGTTAAAATTGTCAGATAGGTAGAAATCTGTATGCAAAAGGCGAACGTGGACCTTTACGTGGCGATAACGACTGACTCCGAGGAAAGAAACGTTGAGTAATCATCACATTGGATTTTGTCATGCCCTCAATTTATTACTCCCTcctattaaaaagaaattacctaatttgacttaaaataaaattttagaaataaaaaaatatatttttattttataattctaAATAAAGTTAATGtattaaattgtattttaatcTTATAGTTTTAAATATGTCACGTAAAAAGTTAAAGTATtgcagaaataaaaaaaaattacatattaaaaaagaaataaaattattctttttaaacggatgaaatatttattttaaaaataaggcataaatatttctaaactataatcaaaatgtcaaagataaattttaataaattaatgttcTATTAtttctaaacttatttttttaattttatacacctttattttaatttgcttattaattttaattagtgGATTAGCgtgtttgaataaaataataaaaagaaaatgagaatttGAACCTTAAATGATGAGATCTTTAGATTTTACCTTTTCTATTACTTTGACCGTTTGACGGTAGTCATTTTGATGAGGAAATAATTACTTCAGCCTAAAATACAATTCAACGAATTAGGTTAGGTGGGaccatataaatatgaaaatgaaatgaaaccGGGAAAGAACCGGACGGTTCTCTATTTGGGCCACGAGTCAGCAAATCATGCTGCTACTTGAGGTGCCTCAGACTTTTATTAAATATGACACATGTCAGCATACAATTGGTTCTTGACATGTCCCACCACTTTATTTGACTTGACAAGCCCTCTCAagtcttaaattaattaattgagttgAGTTGTAAAAATCCGCAATATTCAAATCTAATCCATCACATTCACACCAAACATTCTGGGTTctcattttcattcacattcacattcatcTTCTCTATACTCTGAAGCTCGCATCGGTCTTCTGATCAAGCCATCATCAATGGAGGATTGTGGATCGGATCCTCCTGGATTTCGATTAGGTAAAGTTAATTTGTGCCTTCCTCTTTCCGGTCACCTAATCGCTTGTTAATCTTGCAGTTCTCCGAACTTTCTCTCTATGCTTTAAGAGTTAGATGAGTATAGGTCACTTGTAAAAACTTAGTCGACGTTGATGGAACTTTGAACTCGAATGCAGAACGGAGAGGATGGACTGATTTGtgtgatgtttttttttaattgattgaatttacaattaattaaatttcatagATTATTGGGGAATTAGCTAGTTGTTGTTAGTTCTGAACCAATTTGGTCTGCATGAAATGTTTTCTCTGGCGTAAGTTCGTGAATCTTTGGCCACTGGGCATAAGTCCGTgaatctttaattttatatgaattaatatagtaaaaaagataaaatttcataGAAATTGTAGAAATATCAAGGatcaagaaaaacataaaataagtgGGAATTTACATAGAATTGCTtcatcttaaaatgttattcaataataattgactaaaaaaataatcagaatTGATCATCTAAAAACTAATCAAACTTTCAAAATATTGATTACCAATCCATAAATTAACTTGAAtaaaaagaatatgagaaagAACCTACAGTCTAAAGCATCAAACCAAAGCAAGTGATGAAGGTtgatttgtttttcaaaattccAATCTCGTCTCTGCAACTAAAGGGTAATGCATgctaagaaaaagaaatatgcaTAATAAAGCAAAAACATGTAGAAGTCGATATCCACTACTTGAGGGTAAATAACGGAAAGTTATTTAAAAGAGGCatcattctttttatatatattaggcTTCAATTTAAGATGTTCTTTCTTTTGATAAGAGTTATAGAGTAAGTCTATTGCTTTATACAAGAACTTCAAGAGAAGATTACACTAGATATTGTTAACTTTTCACAAAAACTGTTGCCATAGTGGAACCAACTAGAGTGTTCTAATCTAATTGCCAATGGTTCCATAATTATGCAAGATAATTACCCACATAATTACACCCAAGAGAAACATTAATGTGATGGTTATGTTAACAGTTTTAGTTGGAGCAAGGAATTGATCATAGGTTGGCATATAATAGTAATACAGGATGGGTATATCATGAATGTGAGCCAAGTCAACTGTTCTTTGGCTCAACTCCTGTCAAACAGAGAACTTCTTAGCTTGATATGGGCTCAAGCATAACCAAGCCCAGATT comes from Solanum pennellii chromosome 1, SPENNV200 and encodes:
- the LOC107008128 gene encoding ubiquinol oxidase, mitochondrial, yielding MNQLLVRSVMRRLVSGGTRNGCISSLSAAVMFREVHKPSSESVVMMSSQRLRFSGRWWRMMCSTTSKNSTTSSDVRKEDEKLSGDSVEKMEGEEEVALSNYWGVSRPKITKEDGSVWPWNSFMPWETYQADLSIDLSKHHVPKTFLDKVAYWTVKLLRIPTDLFFKKKYGCRAMMLETVAGVPGMVGGMLLHLRSLRKFEHSGGWIKALLEEAENERMHLMTMVELVQPKWYERLLVIAVQGVFFNFYFVLYLLSPKLAHRVVGYLEEEAIHSYTLYLNDIDRGEIENVPAPAIAIDYWRLPKDATLKDVITVIRADEAHHRDVNHFASDIHYQGKKLQEAAAPIGYH